One genomic region from Thermoleptolyngbya sichuanensis A183 encodes:
- a CDS encoding Fe2+-dependent dioxygenase, which translates to MILCIDNVLTSGDLKQIQLSLEGAEFVDGKLTAGAYAKTVKENCQLKGDSNVAKEIRAIINLALKRNSLFQAAVRPKIIRPPLISRYEAGMFYGSHTDNALMGDDVLTRSDVSLTLFLSNPDTYSGGELVIDTSLGEQFFKLAAGSMIVYPSTFLHRVAEVTEGVRLAAVTWVQSVVRDAHEREMLFELDTVRRAIFEQYNKTVEFDLLCKLHANLLRKWADV; encoded by the coding sequence ATGATTCTTTGCATTGACAATGTCCTTACATCTGGAGATCTGAAGCAGATCCAACTTAGTTTGGAAGGTGCAGAGTTTGTAGATGGCAAATTGACTGCTGGAGCCTATGCCAAGACAGTCAAGGAAAACTGTCAGTTGAAAGGAGATAGTAACGTAGCTAAGGAGATTAGGGCGATTATCAATCTGGCACTCAAGCGCAATTCTCTCTTTCAAGCAGCAGTTCGTCCCAAGATAATTCGCCCTCCTCTGATCAGTCGCTATGAAGCTGGAATGTTTTATGGATCTCACACTGACAATGCCCTGATGGGGGACGATGTGTTGACTCGTTCTGATGTGTCCCTCACGCTATTTCTTAGCAATCCAGATACTTACAGCGGTGGCGAGCTAGTGATTGATACTAGCCTAGGAGAGCAGTTCTTCAAACTTGCGGCAGGCTCCATGATTGTTTATCCGTCCACATTTCTGCATCGTGTAGCAGAAGTGACTGAGGGTGTTCGACTCGCAGCAGTGACTTGGGTACAAAGTGTCGTTCGAGATGCCCATGAGCGCGAAATGCTGTTTGAACTTGATACCGTCCGACGTGCAATTTTTGAACAATACAACAAAACTGTTGAGTTTGATCTGCTTTGTAAGCTTCATGCTAACCTGCTCCGAAAATGGGCAGACGTTTAG
- a CDS encoding PepSY domain-containing protein, with protein MNLRNLHRRTAPILFVPLLLTALTGIVYRIGRSWLGLPKEFGSFMMLLHEGRFLGKPLVPIYVLLVGLGLLGMLVSGITLFKHRKKAAISKPFKLSERKFHYMIAPIVSLPLAVSAVTGVSYRLGKVWFGLSDEQAAFLLRIHQGSYLGSTLSPIYVLLVGASLIAMLVTGIQMSGIVHKRRSYASRSHPQAPENH; from the coding sequence ATGAATCTGAGAAATCTGCATCGTCGAACTGCACCAATTCTATTTGTTCCTCTACTGCTAACAGCATTAACTGGGATCGTATATCGAATCGGTAGAAGCTGGCTTGGTTTGCCTAAGGAATTTGGCAGTTTTATGATGCTGCTGCATGAAGGGCGCTTTTTGGGTAAGCCGCTTGTTCCGATTTATGTGTTGCTAGTTGGACTGGGTCTGCTAGGGATGCTTGTCAGTGGCATAACCTTATTTAAGCATCGCAAGAAAGCTGCAATTTCCAAACCTTTCAAGCTCAGTGAACGAAAGTTTCACTATATGATTGCTCCGATTGTGTCCTTGCCTCTTGCTGTGAGTGCTGTTACGGGTGTGTCCTACCGTCTTGGCAAGGTTTGGTTTGGCTTGTCAGATGAGCAAGCTGCTTTCCTTTTAAGGATTCATCAGGGATCATATCTTGGCTCAACCCTCAGTCCGATTTACGTCCTTTTGGTTGGAGCTAGCTTGATTGCAATGCTAGTAACAGGAATCCAGATGTCAGGAATTGTTCACAAACGCCGCTCATACGCTTCAAGAAGCCATCCACAAGCTCCGGAGAATCATTGA
- a CDS encoding adenylate/guanylate cyclase domain-containing protein has translation MSTISILGQLNRSLGLSKSGMTDFLAEFLGNSGHFLILKSLSDITLDGWQSYFSSPAEYLLIFAMCIQTAYLSRANASRIFGNLIGVSIYTLVDLPYDGLIAFFQEPSHTVFWIFSISISLLEGIYCFDPIKMERWIIPLKSIFRMLMLLSFYSVVRLSESQNYFNFNRWLFFQELTGKRSHLFLMGGMLVVGLLLGIRQLQVTVQERQLKQTNSLLNRLARWGMGNYAVNAFIADRNGLSFEERERAILFMDIRGFTSWCEQNQPQVVAEALNQYYQQIEPVAVSFNPLRISFTADEVMAIYRTPEQAVSAALAMQNVAKVVLSPYGLGAGCAVHYGSVIEGLFGGDDVRTYTVIGDVVNTAKRLESSTAAGDITISDAVYKRLHGQISVKTRSDLALKLKGKMQSVKTWVLLE, from the coding sequence ATGAGTACAATTTCTATTCTTGGACAATTAAACCGTAGTTTAGGACTATCTAAATCAGGCATGACCGACTTTTTAGCTGAATTTTTGGGTAATAGTGGACATTTCTTAATTCTTAAGTCTTTATCGGATATCACATTAGATGGCTGGCAATCTTACTTTAGTAGTCCAGCGGAGTATCTGCTGATTTTTGCAATGTGTATACAGACAGCCTATTTGTCTCGTGCTAATGCTTCTCGCATATTCGGCAATTTGATTGGAGTTAGCATTTATACATTAGTTGATTTACCATATGATGGACTGATCGCTTTTTTCCAAGAACCATCACATACAGTATTTTGGATATTTTCTATCAGCATTAGTCTGCTTGAAGGTATTTATTGTTTCGATCCAATAAAAATGGAGCGATGGATTATTCCCTTGAAAAGTATTTTTAGAATGCTAATGCTCCTATCTTTCTACTCAGTTGTTAGACTGAGTGAAAGCCAGAACTATTTTAATTTTAATAGATGGTTATTTTTCCAGGAGTTAACAGGAAAAAGATCTCACTTGTTTCTGATGGGTGGAATGCTTGTTGTTGGGCTATTGTTGGGGATTCGACAGCTACAGGTCACGGTGCAAGAAAGACAACTTAAGCAGACCAATTCTTTGTTGAATAGACTGGCTCGTTGGGGAATGGGAAATTATGCAGTTAATGCGTTCATAGCAGATCGAAATGGACTCAGTTTCGAAGAACGTGAGCGTGCCATCTTGTTCATGGATATTCGCGGATTCACAAGCTGGTGTGAACAAAATCAGCCACAGGTTGTTGCTGAGGCTCTAAATCAGTACTATCAACAAATTGAGCCAGTTGCAGTATCTTTCAATCCCTTGCGGATTAGTTTTACTGCTGATGAAGTAATGGCGATTTACAGAACACCAGAGCAAGCAGTCAGTGCCGCCTTAGCCATGCAAAATGTGGCTAAAGTAGTGCTTTCACCCTATGGACTTGGTGCAGGTTGCGCTGTTCATTATGGATCAGTTATTGAGGGCTTGTTTGGTGGAGATGATGTTCGTACTTACACTGTCATTGGTGATGTGGTAAATACTGCAAAGCGTTTAGAAAGTTCAACGGCAGCAGGAGATATTACAATTTCAGACGCTGTTTATAAGAGATTGCATGGTCAGATAAGTGTCAAAACTCGGTCAGATTTAGCGCTGAAGCTAAAGGGGAAGATGCAATCGGTGAAGACTTGGGTACTTTTAGAATAG
- a CDS encoding transposase, with protein MLVSFPALVKPILKQLCPHNYPVLNSRLFFEIWLTFVLDQSLTSMRDLFYRLNKAGIKVDISTFSKACKTRQDEHFCRIYAELIRQLKQKNPATAQMLFPIDSTVITLTSKLFWMQGYHQVKLLNGVNLTQGNPSECLIHFGQGHDAKFADRVTGMIPEDAIGVMDRGFASWDFLDQLSQDQTRFVVRLKNTMKTEFEHERYRVVWFCDLESQTEFRLATNVELMTNEEISEVYRHRWQIEVLWKFLKMHLKLDKLISKSVNGVTIQIYMVLIAYLILQLIEIPEFYGHQLLDKLRYLQLELSRRCSIVHWSYDLLPETLVGAS; from the coding sequence ATGCTAGTGTCATTTCCTGCGCTTGTCAAACCGATACTCAAGCAGTTGTGCCCACATAACTATCCTGTTTTGAACTCTCGCTTATTCTTTGAAATCTGGTTGACCTTCGTTTTAGACCAGAGTTTAACGAGCATGAGGGACTTGTTCTATCGTCTCAATAAAGCAGGAATTAAAGTTGATATTTCCACCTTTTCTAAAGCCTGCAAGACTCGACAGGATGAACACTTTTGTCGCATCTACGCTGAGCTCATAAGACAGCTAAAGCAAAAAAATCCAGCGACAGCACAGATGCTGTTTCCCATTGATTCAACGGTCATCACATTGACAAGCAAGTTGTTCTGGATGCAAGGCTATCATCAAGTCAAATTGCTTAATGGAGTCAACTTAACGCAAGGTAATCCCAGTGAATGCCTGATTCATTTTGGTCAAGGACATGACGCAAAATTTGCTGACAGAGTGACAGGAATGATTCCTGAAGATGCCATCGGCGTCATGGATAGAGGCTTTGCCAGTTGGGATTTCCTTGACCAATTAAGCCAGGATCAGACTCGCTTTGTTGTCCGCCTTAAGAACACGATGAAGACCGAGTTTGAGCATGAGCGATATCGAGTGGTTTGGTTTTGTGACTTAGAGAGCCAAACGGAGTTTCGGCTGGCGACCAATGTAGAACTGATGACGAATGAAGAGATTAGTGAAGTCTATCGCCATCGGTGGCAGATAGAAGTGCTGTGGAAGTTTCTAAAGATGCACTTGAAGCTAGATAAACTAATCTCTAAGAGTGTCAATGGAGTCACCATTCAAATCTACATGGTGTTGATTGCCTATCTGATTCTGCAATTGATAGAAATTCCAGAGTTTTATGGTCATCAATTACTAGATAAGTTGCGCTATTTGCAACTTGAATTGAGTCGTCGTTGTTCGATTGTCCATTGGAGCTACGATCTGCTGCCAGAGACACTCGTAGGAGCTTCGTAG
- a CDS encoding TIGR03986 family type III CRISPR-associated RAMP protein, which translates to MSQFNTSGPKPTTFQHYLVQTKASKPDLKHYGSAPGTETVIRGHKLYWHKKEPTITLENPEEVSDTQKTQIKPIKPGVSFQFTIHFENLSDVELGALLWVLDLAQDEQYRLSLGMGKPLGMGAIKIAHKLYLNQRKQRYEKLFADEQWFTGYSAAPDLSKPRSVES; encoded by the coding sequence ATGTCTCAATTCAACACTTCTGGGCCTAAGCCAACTACGTTTCAGCATTACTTAGTGCAAACTAAAGCCAGTAAGCCAGATCTGAAGCATTATGGTAGTGCACCGGGCACAGAAACTGTTATCCGGGGGCATAAACTGTACTGGCATAAGAAAGAGCCAACCATCACGCTCGAAAACCCTGAGGAAGTTTCTGACACGCAGAAAACACAGATTAAGCCAATTAAACCAGGCGTTAGTTTTCAGTTCACGATTCATTTTGAGAATCTCAGTGATGTTGAACTAGGGGCGCTGCTCTGGGTGCTGGATCTGGCCCAGGATGAGCAATATCGGCTTTCCTTAGGCATGGGCAAGCCGTTGGGTATGGGAGCCATCAAGATTGCCCATAAGCTTTATCTGAATCAACGCAAACAGCGGTATGAAAAACTTTTTGCGGATGAGCAGTGGTTTACGGGATACTCTGCTGCGCCGGATTTATCAAAACCCAGAAGTGTTGAATCTTGA
- a CDS encoding Uma2 family endonuclease, with protein sequence MVTLQLRQLEVPPGECLLLHDVSWSDFETILAEMGNHRSTRIAYDNGLLEIMAPLPEHEYFKQSLSIAIEDIAEILEQNYESYGSTTWRKRAEQAGIEPDNCFYFQNETRMRGKLTFDLDQDPPPDLALEIDLTSKSLNRFPIYQRLGVPEIWCYDQGQLTVYRLQAGEYRPVDQSTVFPALRVQELPQLIEVHREQGRLALRRAVRDWVREQING encoded by the coding sequence ATGGTCACGCTGCAACTGCGCCAATTGGAGGTACCACCTGGGGAGTGTCTATTGCTCCACGATGTGAGCTGGTCAGACTTTGAGACCATTTTGGCGGAGATGGGAAACCATCGCAGCACGCGCATCGCCTACGACAATGGCTTGCTAGAAATCATGGCTCCCCTACCGGAACATGAATACTTTAAGCAGTCTCTGAGTATTGCAATTGAAGATATCGCCGAGATCCTAGAGCAAAACTACGAAAGCTATGGCTCCACAACCTGGAGAAAACGGGCAGAGCAAGCTGGGATAGAACCCGATAATTGCTTTTACTTCCAGAATGAAACTCGCATGCGGGGTAAACTCACCTTTGATTTAGATCAAGACCCTCCGCCCGATCTGGCGCTGGAAATTGACCTCACGAGCAAATCCCTCAACCGTTTCCCCATTTATCAACGCCTGGGAGTGCCAGAAATTTGGTGCTACGACCAAGGTCAACTCACGGTTTACCGGCTGCAAGCGGGTGAATATCGCCCGGTAGACCAAAGTACCGTTTTTCCGGCTCTGCGAGTGCAGGAGTTGCCTCAGCTCATCGAGGTACATCGTGAACAGGGGCGATTGGCTCTGCGGCGAGCCGTGAGGGACTGGGTGAGGGAGCAGATTAATGGTTAA
- a CDS encoding TIGR02710 family CRISPR-associated CARF protein — MSTILLITVGGSPQPIITAIQSLNPDRTIFICSDGSRGSVSQVIGEGTPCEIRRGAEVVERLPNLPTHLGLGDRFDPDTDLVRLDNPDDLAECYGRIATKINDIKTTDPNAQLLADYTGGTKTMSLALGMAALDYGVAPYLTTNATRENLIRVERGESTERAPTTLLTVERTLNQDLPRFLQDYNYSGAIATLQTLLQSLELPQDKRRQLREWLNICGGFDAWDRFDHQTAWDLLSLHMNQVQPYGLALKRVLSSRQAIDPTFQPTETIPGHGYELVEDLLLNAQRRAHQQRYDDAVGRLYRGLELLAQIRLRQTYELQTGDIDLEKLPVELREKYSAERNPRNGKIQLPLWKSYLLLSELPDDPLGQRFQEHAESLENALQVRNYSLFAHGFQPITENDYRNTGQVIQTFISTALDALIPGKKRHPLTQFPTSL; from the coding sequence ATGTCCACCATCCTACTCATTACCGTTGGCGGTTCTCCTCAACCGATTATCACCGCGATCCAGTCCCTCAATCCCGATCGCACAATTTTTATCTGTTCCGATGGCTCAAGGGGCAGTGTTTCTCAGGTGATTGGCGAGGGAACGCCCTGTGAAATTCGGCGGGGGGCAGAGGTGGTGGAACGGTTGCCGAATTTGCCGACCCATTTGGGCCTGGGCGATCGCTTTGATCCAGATACCGATCTGGTGCGCCTGGACAATCCTGATGATCTGGCTGAGTGCTACGGACGCATTGCGACCAAAATCAACGACATTAAAACCACTGATCCCAATGCTCAACTTTTGGCAGACTACACAGGCGGCACCAAAACCATGTCCCTGGCCCTGGGCATGGCAGCGTTGGACTATGGCGTAGCGCCGTACCTAACCACCAACGCCACCCGCGAAAATCTGATCCGGGTGGAGCGGGGCGAATCGACCGAGCGGGCACCTACCACCCTGCTGACCGTAGAACGGACGCTCAACCAGGATCTACCTCGGTTTTTGCAGGACTACAACTACAGTGGGGCGATCGCCACCCTGCAAACCCTGCTGCAATCCCTGGAACTGCCCCAGGATAAGAGACGCCAGCTGCGAGAATGGTTGAATATTTGCGGAGGTTTTGATGCCTGGGATCGGTTTGATCACCAGACGGCTTGGGATTTACTTTCCCTGCACATGAATCAGGTGCAGCCTTACGGACTGGCGCTCAAGCGCGTCCTCAGCAGCCGCCAGGCGATTGACCCTACCTTTCAGCCAACGGAAACGATTCCCGGTCACGGCTATGAACTGGTGGAAGACCTGCTGCTCAATGCCCAGCGTCGTGCCCACCAGCAGCGCTATGACGATGCCGTTGGTCGGTTGTATCGAGGGCTGGAGTTACTGGCGCAAATTCGCCTGCGGCAGACCTACGAGTTGCAAACAGGGGATATTGATCTGGAAAAGTTACCCGTTGAATTGCGGGAGAAGTATAGTGCTGAGCGCAATCCCCGCAACGGCAAAATTCAGCTTCCGTTGTGGAAAAGCTATCTCCTCCTAAGCGAGTTGCCAGATGATCCGCTGGGGCAACGGTTTCAGGAACACGCCGAATCCCTAGAAAATGCGCTCCAAGTACGCAATTATTCCTTATTCGCCCACGGCTTTCAACCGATTACCGAAAATGACTATCGCAACACCGGGCAGGTGATCCAAACTTTCATTTCAACCGCTTTAGATGCACTCATTCCTGGCAAAAAGCGCCATCCCCTGACCCAGTTTCCGACCAGCTTATGA
- a CDS encoding cyclic nucleotide-binding domain-containing protein: MFANVPERKMHWTRWVLTVGWLLVIASLFYDPWTAALTVPDHLWSPLALTGECVPVQGVCVEEQPYSIGATLFWGAIVPAGIFILLVFGHELWRRICPLSFLSQIPRALGWQRQFKRVNEKTGKVRYELAKVQSESWLGRNYLYFQFAYLFIGLCGRILFFNADRLVLGGWLVFTIVFAIAIGYVYGGKSWCQFFCPMAPVQTVFSEPRGLFGSKAHLSESRITQSMCRTVTPEGTEQSACVACQSPCFDIDSERTYWDGLHRPDEAVMRYGYLGLMVGYFVYYYLYAGNWDYYFSGVWNRDPNQLAALWSPGLYLQGQAIAIPKLVAVPLVLGSFTVAGYLLGRAAERGVKAYSRSQHKHWSNDLIQHRIFVVVTFIAFNFFFIFAARPLILLTPTGFQTLYDILLVFLSTLWLVKSWRRSPELYSRENLSNRFRKQLEKLNLDIAQYVEGRSLDDLNANEVYLLAKVLPDFTREKRHEAYKGVVREALEEGYVNTSNSLQVLAQMRRELDISDDEHRDVLEELGIEDPALLDPNRQRTLENQIRLTGYQKSLERLMRLRQQPGLTRRIGSEEDTVILRSLRREYSITPQEEDWIQSSLSPAASNVQKAEGLLTRLREWVECDRALHHPALQQHPAVLQVLQETVQRKQELIAYALLDTLTTLQDQPDAIALAQSFQQLAPAIAARSITQKRWQSKLAPAMVQVLTAGDLSPSETAPTLQETVDYLEFLLPHYNPLVQASALYLIAQLNPDRGRAIAQTLPLASPSALLQETAEQVKTLPANAPLSAFPSLEKLVYLFNSDFFHGIHTDTLMALGDRAEVRTYAAGDVITEAGDTCRELLMLIEGDATIRYQSADQVRVEQFHPGQMLDELEVLTHSDVENTITAESDKTRILAVPVDTFDELLERDPDFARQVLELESRQLQRLVRV, from the coding sequence ATGTTTGCGAACGTCCCCGAACGGAAGATGCACTGGACTCGCTGGGTCCTCACGGTGGGCTGGCTGCTGGTGATTGCGTCGTTGTTTTATGACCCGTGGACCGCAGCGTTGACTGTTCCTGACCATCTCTGGAGTCCACTAGCGTTGACGGGGGAGTGTGTGCCCGTGCAAGGTGTGTGTGTGGAAGAGCAGCCTTATTCAATTGGTGCCACCTTATTCTGGGGGGCAATCGTTCCTGCTGGCATCTTTATTCTGCTGGTGTTTGGGCATGAGTTGTGGCGGCGCATCTGTCCGTTGTCCTTTCTGTCGCAGATCCCACGGGCTTTGGGCTGGCAGCGGCAGTTTAAGCGGGTGAATGAAAAGACTGGTAAGGTTCGCTATGAGTTGGCGAAGGTGCAGTCAGAGTCTTGGTTGGGTCGTAATTACTTATATTTTCAATTTGCTTATCTATTCATTGGGCTGTGTGGGCGAATTTTATTTTTTAACGCCGACCGGCTTGTTTTAGGAGGGTGGCTAGTATTCACGATTGTGTTTGCGATCGCCATTGGTTACGTCTATGGCGGCAAGTCCTGGTGTCAGTTTTTTTGTCCGATGGCCCCGGTGCAGACGGTGTTTAGCGAGCCAAGGGGGCTGTTTGGCAGCAAGGCTCACCTGAGCGAGAGTCGCATCACGCAGTCTATGTGTCGCACGGTTACCCCAGAAGGAACCGAACAGAGCGCCTGTGTTGCCTGTCAGAGTCCTTGTTTTGATATTGACTCTGAGCGGACTTACTGGGATGGCTTGCACCGCCCCGATGAGGCGGTGATGCGCTATGGCTATCTAGGGCTGATGGTGGGTTATTTTGTCTACTACTATCTCTATGCAGGCAACTGGGACTATTACTTTTCTGGAGTTTGGAACCGCGACCCCAACCAGCTTGCTGCCCTGTGGAGTCCGGGGCTTTATCTTCAGGGGCAGGCGATCGCCATCCCCAAGCTAGTTGCCGTCCCCCTAGTTTTGGGCAGCTTCACCGTTGCAGGTTATCTCCTCGGCAGAGCGGCTGAACGCGGGGTCAAGGCTTACAGCCGCAGTCAGCACAAACATTGGAGCAATGACCTGATCCAACACCGTATTTTTGTGGTGGTTACCTTTATTGCTTTTAATTTCTTTTTTATCTTTGCAGCCCGTCCGTTAATCCTCCTTACACCGACTGGGTTTCAAACACTTTACGATATTCTATTGGTTTTTCTCAGTACGCTGTGGTTGGTTAAGAGTTGGCGGCGCAGTCCTGAGCTATATTCCCGCGAGAATCTCTCCAACCGTTTCCGCAAGCAGTTAGAGAAGTTAAACCTGGATATTGCCCAATATGTGGAAGGGCGATCGCTCGATGACCTCAACGCCAATGAAGTCTATCTGCTGGCAAAGGTGCTACCAGACTTTACCCGAGAGAAGCGGCATGAGGCTTATAAGGGGGTGGTGCGTGAGGCGCTGGAGGAGGGCTATGTGAATACCTCCAATAGTCTGCAAGTGTTGGCGCAGATGCGACGCGAGTTAGACATCTCCGATGATGAGCACCGCGATGTCTTGGAAGAATTGGGGATTGAAGACCCTGCCTTACTAGACCCCAATCGTCAGCGGACGCTGGAAAACCAGATCCGCCTGACGGGATATCAGAAATCGCTGGAGCGGCTCATGCGACTACGGCAGCAGCCGGGGTTGACCCGTCGCATTGGCTCCGAGGAAGACACGGTCATCCTTCGTTCGCTCCGCCGAGAATACTCCATCACTCCCCAAGAGGAAGACTGGATTCAGAGTAGCCTGTCGCCAGCAGCGAGCAACGTGCAGAAGGCAGAGGGATTGCTGACTCGCCTGCGGGAGTGGGTGGAGTGCGATCGCGCCCTGCACCACCCCGCCCTGCAACAGCATCCGGCGGTGCTGCAAGTGTTGCAAGAGACGGTTCAGCGCAAACAGGAACTGATCGCCTATGCCTTGCTAGATACCCTAACGACCCTACAAGACCAGCCCGACGCGATCGCCTTGGCCCAGTCCTTTCAGCAGTTGGCGCCTGCCATTGCGGCCCGGTCTATCACTCAAAAGCGCTGGCAGAGCAAGCTGGCCCCAGCGATGGTGCAGGTCTTGACGGCAGGAGACTTATCGCCTAGCGAGACAGCCCCTACTCTGCAAGAAACGGTAGACTACCTAGAATTTTTGCTGCCGCACTACAACCCCCTGGTGCAGGCGAGTGCGTTGTATCTGATTGCCCAACTCAACCCTGACCGTGGCCGAGCGATCGCCCAAACCCTTCCCCTTGCCTCGCCCTCGGCTCTGTTGCAAGAAACGGCCGAGCAGGTGAAAACCCTCCCCGCCAACGCACCTCTCTCGGCTTTCCCGTCCTTAGAGAAGCTGGTGTATCTGTTTAACAGCGACTTTTTCCACGGCATCCACACCGATACGTTGATGGCCTTGGGCGATCGCGCTGAAGTGAGGACGTATGCTGCCGGAGACGTGATCACCGAGGCTGGCGATACCTGCCGGGAACTGCTGATGTTGATTGAAGGAGATGCCACTATTCGCTATCAGTCTGCTGATCAGGTGCGGGTCGAGCAGTTCCACCCTGGGCAAATGCTGGATGAGCTAGAAGTCTTGACCCACAGTGATGTAGAAAACACGATTACTGCTGAGAGTGATAAGACTCGTATTCTCGCGGTGCCTGTTGATACCTTCGATGAACTGTTGGAGCGAGACCCAGATTTTGCGCGTCAGGTGTTGGAACTGGAGAGCCGCCAACTCCAGCGCTTGGTGAGGGTTTGA
- a CDS encoding FAD-dependent oxidoreductase produces the protein MAKPRILIVGGVAGGASCAARARRLSEAAEIIIFDRGQFVSFANCGLPYYVGSVIADEKKLLVANSDLFKQRFNIEVRLQHEVTAIDRAAQTLTVKNLQTGELKQEPYDALVLSPGAAPIRPPLPGIERPGIFALRTIPDSRRIREWIDTHQVKRAVVVGGGFIGLEMAENLVHRGIAVTLIEKLPQVMPPFDPEMMTPVHVHLRDQGLQLCLNDGVQGFTVGSEDNLLVQTDSGEQHPADMVILAIGVRPENTLAKEAGLKLGDRGGIRVNAAMQTSDPHIWAVGDAVEVQDFVTQEWTLIPLAGPANRQGRIAAETILGRDSQFRGVQGTSVCGIFGMTVACTGASEKTLRRVGMDYRKVYLHPGHHAGYFPGAQPIDIKLLYAPADGRILGAQAVGREGTEKRVDVLAMAIQAGMTVFDLEEAELCYAPQFGAAKDPVNMAGMIAANALRGDAPIVYWEDLDLAQVNLVDVREESEFERGHVAGAINVPLSQLRQRMGDLPGDRPLWIYCQVGQRGYFATRTLRQSGFDAYNLTGGFKTYEASTGA, from the coding sequence ATGGCTAAACCACGAATTTTGATTGTTGGCGGCGTTGCCGGAGGGGCCTCTTGTGCGGCGCGGGCACGGCGGCTATCAGAAGCCGCAGAGATTATCATCTTCGATCGCGGTCAATTTGTTTCCTTTGCCAACTGTGGTTTACCTTACTATGTCGGCAGTGTGATTGCTGATGAAAAAAAGCTGTTGGTTGCCAATTCAGACTTATTTAAGCAACGGTTTAACATCGAAGTGCGGCTACAGCACGAAGTGACCGCGATTGATCGTGCTGCCCAAACTCTGACGGTCAAAAACCTGCAAACCGGAGAGTTGAAACAAGAACCCTATGATGCTCTCGTGTTATCTCCTGGTGCTGCCCCAATCCGTCCGCCCCTGCCAGGAATAGAGCGACCCGGAATTTTTGCGCTGCGAACCATCCCCGATAGCCGTCGGATTCGAGAATGGATTGACACGCATCAGGTGAAGCGGGCGGTGGTTGTGGGCGGTGGCTTTATTGGGCTGGAAATGGCAGAAAATTTGGTGCATCGTGGTATCGCTGTCACGCTAATAGAAAAGTTGCCCCAGGTGATGCCCCCCTTTGATCCAGAGATGATGACCCCGGTTCATGTTCACCTCCGAGATCAAGGCCTACAGCTCTGCTTAAACGATGGCGTTCAAGGCTTTACAGTTGGCTCAGAAGATAACTTGCTGGTTCAAACAGACTCCGGCGAGCAGCATCCTGCCGACATGGTGATTTTGGCAATCGGGGTGCGCCCGGAGAATACGTTAGCCAAAGAGGCAGGGCTGAAACTGGGCGATCGCGGCGGCATCCGGGTCAATGCAGCCATGCAAACCAGTGACCCTCATATTTGGGCAGTGGGGGATGCTGTAGAAGTGCAGGATTTTGTCACGCAAGAGTGGACTCTGATTCCCCTGGCTGGGCCTGCCAATCGTCAAGGACGGATCGCAGCCGAAACCATTTTGGGGCGAGACTCACAATTTCGCGGCGTACAGGGAACCTCGGTTTGCGGCATTTTTGGCATGACGGTGGCATGTACTGGGGCCAGTGAAAAAACGCTCCGACGGGTAGGCATGGACTACCGCAAGGTTTATCTGCATCCTGGTCATCATGCAGGCTATTTTCCTGGGGCCCAGCCAATCGACATTAAGCTTTTATATGCTCCAGCCGATGGTCGAATTCTGGGAGCGCAGGCTGTTGGCCGAGAGGGAACCGAGAAGCGAGTTGATGTGCTGGCTATGGCGATTCAGGCCGGAATGACTGTGTTCGACTTGGAAGAAGCAGAACTATGTTACGCACCGCAATTTGGAGCGGCCAAAGATCCGGTGAACATGGCGGGGATGATTGCAGCGAATGCGCTGCGCGGCGATGCACCCATTGTGTACTGGGAAGACCTTGACTTGGCGCAAGTGAATTTGGTGGATGTGCGTGAGGAGTCTGAGTTTGAACGGGGACATGTTGCTGGGGCAATCAACGTTCCCTTATCGCAACTGCGGCAGCGGATGGGAGATCTGCCGGGCGATCGCCCGCTTTGGATCTACTGCCAGGTGGGACAGCGCGGCTATTTCGCCACCCGAACCCTGCGGCAATCTGGGTTTGATGCCTATAATCTCACAGGTGGCTTCAAGACCTATGAAGCCTCAACAGGAGCTTGA